A portion of the Jaculus jaculus isolate mJacJac1 chromosome 5, mJacJac1.mat.Y.cur, whole genome shotgun sequence genome contains these proteins:
- the Rhbdl2 gene encoding rhomboid-related protein 2, with translation MAVAHDVEMENVNLNMEREGKEELEEKMREDEECKDPPKSRKVHRIVSKWMLPEPARRTYLERANCLPPPLFIISISLAELAVFIYYAVWKPQKQWITLDTGILESPFTYRPEKREEAWRFISYMLVHAGVQHIVGNLLMQLVLGIPLEMVHKGLRVGLVYLAGVLAGSLASSIFDPLKSLVGASGGVYALMGGYFMNVLVNFREMIPAFGIVRLLIIILIVGSDMGFALYRRFFVPANGSPVSFAAHIAGGFAGMSIGYTVFSCFDKALLKDPRFWIAIAAYFACVLFAVFFNIFLSPAN, from the exons ATGGCTGTCGCTCATGATGTGGAGATGGAGAACGTGAATCTgaatatggagagagaggggaaagaagagctagaagagaaaatgagagaggatGAGGAATGTAAAGATCCCCCCAAGAGCAGAAAGGTCCACAGAATTGTCTCAAAGTGGATGCTTCCTGAACCAGCTCGGAGAACATACCTGGAGAGAGCCAACTGTCTCCCGCCGCCCCTGTTCATCATCTCTATCAGCCTGGCCGAG CTGGCTGTGTTTATTTACTATGCTGTGTGGAAGCCTCAGAAACAGTGGATCACCTTGGACACAGGGATCTTGGAAAGCCCCTTTACCTATCGTCCCgaaaagagggaggaagcctGGAGGTTTATCTCCTACATGCTCGTCCATGCTGG AGTTCAACACATCGTGGGGAACCTTCTCATGCAGCTTGTCTTGGGTATTCCCTTGGAAATGGTCCACAAGGGCCTCCGCGTGGGGCTTGTGTACCTGGCAGGAGTGCTTGCAG gttcCCTTGCCAGCTCCATTTTCGACCCCCTCAAGTCTCTTGTGGGTGCTTCAGGAGGAGTCTACGCTCTGATGGGAGGCTATTTTATGAATGTTCTAGTG AATTTCAGAGAAATGATTCCTGCCTTTGGAATTGTCAGGCTGCTGATCATCATCCTGATAG ttggGTCGGATATGGGATTTGCTCTCTACAGAAGGTTCTTTGTCCCAGCAAATGGGTCTCCG GTGTCCTTTGCAGCTCACATTGCGGGTGGATTTGCTGGGATGTCCATAGGCTACACGGTGTTCAGCTGTTTCGACAAGGCACTGCTCAAAGACCCCAGGTTCTGGATTGCAATTGCTGCCTATTTTGCTTGTGTCTTATTTGCTGTGTTTTTCAACATCTTCCTCTCCCCGGCAAACTGA